The Sesamum indicum cultivar Zhongzhi No. 13 unplaced genomic scaffold, S_indicum_v1.0 scaffold00095, whole genome shotgun sequence genome window below encodes:
- the LOC110013287 gene encoding uncharacterized protein LOC110013287 has protein sequence MAQQDLSLTAYLTKITKLWNELNCLAPPPKCKCGGCSCGINEEIDALASLTQLMQLLMGLHEVFNNERSQILMLDPLPNVEKAFSMIFSVEQQRAIHTSIDMNSSNVAYQLNLKGNKREDDRYVQKKKFIANKRSLMCSHCHKPGHGQETCFQLHGVPDWHKSLNDRKKKGRSFAANIDDKGDNTQGNAAEVMNQLLELLRKANVSPDPITNHANFAQFEEEFAGNVAKPSCIDLSTWIIDTGATNHVCASIALFHSFAKPANPHFIYLPDGSRNQVQYVGMCSSMKKFFPFLKLLHHLILSCPCLWFHWIPRVLCTYIQTILNPLYLNLLPLDIFLPQPPVVRRSSRITRRPLWLDDFVSVTSNPHIVHPSNAAYTSFVAPVSILQEPKSFQEAMRHQEWIDAMKAELTTLEDNQTWILTPLPAGKKPIGCNWVYKTKLRADGYVERCKARLVAKGFTQVPGVDYTDNFSPVAKPVTVQVFLSIAAAHNWPLQQMDVNNAFLHGYLEEDLYMKPPEGYPVQKGLFANCSDNGLLALLVYVDDIIVTAPSLELIQTVKDYLHSLFTIKDLDNARYFLGLEIARSSDGLYLAQTKYVHDIIKDTGMSAAKSIKTPFPLGLKLATASGAPLSQPDQYHRLIGRLLYLGFTRPDISHSVQQLSQFLTRPCDAHWRATLHVVRYLKGEPSKGLFFPTTCNFELTAYCDGDWASCTDSRRSLTGYCIFLGAALAALHIMANPVFHERTKHIEIDCHVVRSAYKDGFLTPLHIHSSLQLADIFTKSLPLKTFAFLLAKLLLAALHSSPTCGGAVELGNVSVMDDKAATIIGI, from the exons ATGGCACAACAGGACTTAAGTCTCACGGCATACTTGACTAAGATAACGAAGCTCTGGAACGAGCTCAATTGTTTGGCACCGCCACCGAAGTGTAAGTGTGGGGGTTGTAGCTGCGGGATCAACGAAGAAATCGATGCATTAGCTTCACTGACGCAGCTAATGCAACTTTTGATGGGTCTTCATGAAGTCTTCAATAACGAACGAAGTCAGATTCTCATGCTTGATCCGCTACCTAACGTGGAAAAGGCATTTTCGATGATCTTCAGTGTTGAGCAACAGAGAGCAATCCATACATCCATTGACATGAATTCTAGTAATGTGGCTTACCAGCTTAATTTGAAAGGGAACAAGAGGGAGGATGACAGATATGTACAGAAAAAGAAGTTTATTGCAAACAAACGGAGTTTGATGTGCTCTCACTGCCATAAGCCGGGGCATGGGCAAGAAACATGTTTTCAACTACATGGAGTACCTGATTGGCACAAGTCTCTCAATGATCGTAAGAAGAAGGGGCGTTCATTTGCAGCAAATATTGATGATAAAGGTGACAATACACAAGGCAATGCTGCAGAGGTGATGAATCAGCTGCTTGAATTGCTAAGGAAGGCGAATGTTTCCCCGGATCCAATTACCAATCACGCAAACTTCGCACAATTTGAAGAAGAGTTTGCAGGTAACGTTGCTAAACCTTCTTGTATCGATTTGAGTACTTGGATCATTGATACGGGGGCTACCAATCATGTATGTGCTAGCATTGCATTGTTCCATTCTTTTGCTAAACCTGCTAATCCTCATTTCATATACTTACCAGATGGTTCCAGAAATCAAGTTCAATATGTGG GGATGTGCAGTTCTATGAAGaagtttttcccttttctcaaGCTCCTGCATCACTTGATACTATCCTGCCCTTGCCTATGGTTCCATTGGATTCCACGGGTTCTTTGCACTTACATCCAGACCATACTCAATCCTCTATATCTCAACCTACTCCCTCTGGACATATTCCTGCCTCAACCTCCCGTTGTCCGTCGTTCTAGTAGAATTACTCGTAGACCTTTATGGCTTGATGATTTTGTATCTGTCACATCTAATCCTCACATTGTTCATCCCTCTAATGCTGCATATACATCCTTTGTAGCCCCTGTGTCAATTTTGCAGGAACCTAAGTCGTTTCAAGAAGCTATGCGACACCAAGAATGGATTGATGCTATGAAGGCCGAGCTCACTACCTTAGAAGACAATCAGACCTGGATTCTTACTCCTTTACCAGCAGGAAAGAAGCCTATAGGGTGTAACTGGGTGTACAAGACTAAACTACGGGCTGATGGTTATGTGGAGCGCTGCAAAGCACGCCTTGTGGCGAAGGGCTTCACTCAAGTTCCTGGGGTTGACTATACGGATAATTTTTCTCCGGTCGCGAAGCCAGTCACAGTACAAGTGTTCTTATCTATAGCTGCTGCTCATAATTGGCCTTTGCAACAGATGGATGTGAACAATGCGTTCTTGCACGGCTATTTGGAAGAGGACTTGTACATGAAGCCCCCCGAAGGATATCCTGTCCAGAAAGGCTTGTTTGCAAATTGCAGCG ACAACGGACTCCTAGCTCTTCTTGTTTACGTGGATGATATCATCGTTACTGCGCCTTCCTTGGAACTGATTCAGACAGTAAAAGACTATTTGCACTCACTCTTCACCATAAAAGATCTTGATAACGCACGCTACTTCCTTGGCCTTGAGATTGCGCGAAGCTCTGATGGACTTTATCTAGCTCAAACTAAGTATGTCCATGATATCATAAAGGATACTGGAATGTCGGCTGCAAAATCTATTAAGACACCTTTTCCTTTGGGTCTTAAACTTGCCACTGCTTCTGGTGCTCCCCTTTCTCAACCTGATCAGTATCACCGTTTAATTGGCCGTTTATTATACTTGGGTTTCACACGCCCCGACATATCTCATTCGGTGCAGCAATTAAGTCAGTTCCTCACTCGCCCGTGTGATGCTCATTGGCGAGCAACCTTACATGTGGTTCGGTACCTTAAGGGTGAGCCTTCCAAAGGTTTGTTCTTCCCTACCACTTGCAATTTTGAACTCACTGCATATTGTGATGGCGATTGGGCATCGTGTACTGATTCTCGTCGATCGCTTACTggttattgcatttttttggGTGCTGCTTTG GCGGCCTTACACATTATGGCCAATCCCGTTTTTCATGAGCGGACGAAGCACATTGAGATTGACTGTCACGTTGTTCGTTCTGCGTACAAGGATGGTTTCTTGACTCCCCTGCATATTCATAGCTCTCTACAACTTGCCGACATTTTCACGAAGTCACTGCCTCTCAAGACGTTTGCATTTTTACTGGCCAAGTTGCTTCTTGCTGCTCTGCATTCGAGTCCCACTTGTGGGGGGGCTGTTGAGCTTGGAAATGTTTCAGTAATGGATGACAAGGCTGCTACTATCATTGGTATATAG